The following proteins come from a genomic window of Hypanus sabinus isolate sHypSab1 chromosome 9, sHypSab1.hap1, whole genome shotgun sequence:
- the LOC132398886 gene encoding zinc finger protein 706-like — protein MARGHQKFQSQQRNAKKQAEQKKRTGHDQKTAAKAALVYTCSVCRTQMPDPKIFKQHFENKHPKAPMPAELVDVQA, from the coding sequence ATGGCCCGTGGGCATCAGAAGTTTCAATCCCAGCAGCGGAATGCAAAGAAGCAAGCTGAACAGAAAAAACGAACCGGACATGATCAGAAGACCGCTGCAAAAGCTGCTCTTGTCTACACCTGTTCTGTCTGCAGGACCCAGATGCCAGATCCCAAAATATTTAAGCAGCACTTTGAGAACAAGCATCCTAAAGCACCAATGCCAGCAGAACTTGTTGATGTACAGGCATAG